Below is a genomic region from Fusobacterium canifelinum.
TTAGAAAACTTTGATAAATATGAAAAAGAAACTATTTTATATTCCATATGGGGAGATAAATGGAAAAAAATTTTTAAAGAATAGTTTAAATAATAATTAGATTTTATAAAAAATTTTTGATAAAATATTGACATAAAATTATAAATGGAGGGAAAAAATGAAAAAAGAAGAAAAAGTAGTAGAAGTTTTAAGAGAAGAAGGGTATAAAGTTTCTGAGGAAGATGTTTTAATAGCACAATCGGTAAGTTTCTTTAATTTTATACCAAAACAATTTTTTTTAGCATATAATGATAAACAATTTTTTATTATTGGTGCAACCCTTATAAAAGGTGATCCAGATAAAAATAAGATAAAGTATTACTCATTAGATGAAGTAAATGTTCAAATGAAAAAAGGCTTACTTCTATATGGGAAATTAATTCTTAGCCACTCAAATGGTAAAAAAGAAAATTATAGAGTTATAAAATTTGCATTTGGAACACTTGCTTCAAATAATTTCAAAAAAGCCTTAGAAAAATTTCAATAAATATTTAATAAAAGAGAAGTCCTAAGGATAAAAACTTTTCTAAAAAAGTTTCTTCTATAAAAGAAAAAAATAGTAAAATTATAAAAAGTTTCTAGTATAAGTTGAAAAACTTTTAAAAAAGATATATAATTTCTTATATATCTTTTTATTTTGAGGTGATAGTATGATTAAAAGAAATTTATATTTAGAAGAAATTAAAAAATATATTAATAAACCTATTATAAAAGTAATTACAGGTATGCGTAGAAGTGGAAAATCTATGATATTAAAATTAATTCAAGAAGAATTACAAAATATAGGAATAGTTAAAGAGAATATTATTTATATGAATTTTGAGTCTCTTACTTTTATGGATATAAAAGATTTTGAAGCATTATATAAACATATTATTGAAAAAACTTCTGATAAAAAGGGAAAAATTTATATTTTACTAGATGAAATTCAAGAGGTAAAAGGTTGGGAGAAAGCAATCAATTCCTTTTTAGTTGATTTAGATGTTGATATTTATATTACAGGTTCAAATGCAAATTTATTATCTTCTGAACTTGCTACCTATATAGCAGGAAGATATATAGAAATAAAAATTTATCCACTTTCATTTCAAGAATATATAGATTTTGCTTCTAAAAATAACAAAGAAAATGCCCTATCCTTAGATGAATATTTTAATCAATATCTTAATTTTGGAGGCTTACCTGGTATACATATTTTTAATTATAACAAGGAAGAAATTTATCAATATCTTGCAGATGTATATAATTCTATTTTATTAAGAGATGTTATTGCAAGGAATAATATTAGAGATATTGAACTTTTAGAAAGGGTTGTTCTATATATTATGGATAATATTGGTAATACTTTTTCTGCAAAAAGTATTTCTGACTTTTTAAAAAATCAAGGAAGAAAGCTTAGTATTGAAACTATTTATAATTATTTAAAAGCTTTGGAAAATGCTTTTATTATTAGTAAAGTACAAAGATATGATATCAAAGGAAAAAATATTCTGGAAACACAAGAAAAATATTATTTAAGTGACTTAGGTTTTAGACATGCTAAATTAGGATATCAAAGTAATGATATTTCTGGTTATTTAGAAAATATAGTATTTTTAGAACTTTTAAGAAGAAAATATAAGGTAAATATCGGAAAGCAAGATAATAAGGAAATAGATTTTGTTGCTAATTTAAGAGATGAGAATTTATATTTACAGGTTACTTATTTATTAGCAAGCCCAGAAACTATTGAAAGAGAATTTTCTCCATTAAAATCTATAAAGGATAATTATCCTAAAATGGTCCTTTCTATGGATAATTTACCTGAAAGCAATATAGAAGGAATTAAGAGAAAACGAATCATTGATTTTTTATTAGAAAGATAAAAGGTACTCAAATGAGTACCTTTTATAATCCAAATATATAACTTTTGTTTTTAATAATTATTTTTATATTATAAAAACAAAATTAAAAATTTTAAATTTGTAAACTAGCATTATTTTCAACTAAATCATAAAAATTGATTTTATCAAAATCATCTAATAAGTCATCTTGAATTTTTTTCAATGCATATCTTATACTACAATCTGCACCTCTAGTAGAACAAATAGTTGAACTATCTATACAAGGTTGCAATACTATATCATCATCTATAATTTCTATAATATCTCTAAAAGTAAGTCTTTTAGGATCTCTTGTTAGAACATATCCACCTTTTGCACCTCTAAATAT
It encodes:
- a CDS encoding ATP-binding protein; translation: MIKRNLYLEEIKKYINKPIIKVITGMRRSGKSMILKLIQEELQNIGIVKENIIYMNFESLTFMDIKDFEALYKHIIEKTSDKKGKIYILLDEIQEVKGWEKAINSFLVDLDVDIYITGSNANLLSSELATYIAGRYIEIKIYPLSFQEYIDFASKNNKENALSLDEYFNQYLNFGGLPGIHIFNYNKEEIYQYLADVYNSILLRDVIARNNIRDIELLERVVLYIMDNIGNTFSAKSISDFLKNQGRKLSIETIYNYLKALENAFIISKVQRYDIKGKNILETQEKYYLSDLGFRHAKLGYQSNDISGYLENIVFLELLRRKYKVNIGKQDNKEIDFVANLRDENLYLQVTYLLASPETIEREFSPLKSIKDNYPKMVLSMDNLPESNIEGIKRKRIIDFLLER
- a CDS encoding Rrf2 family transcriptional regulator, translating into MKIKNEVRYALQIIYYLTLNRDKDIISSNEISAEENIPRLFCLRIIKKLEKAGVVKIFRGAKGGYVLTRDPKRLTFRDIIEIIDDDIVLQPCIDSSTICSTRGADCSIRYALKKIQDDLLDDFDKINFYDLVENNASLQI